A region of the Vicinamibacteria bacterium genome:
GCTCACGGTGAAGGTCTGTACGGCGTCCTGTTCTTTGATTCGTCCGAGGCCGTACCCGAGGAGCGGCTCGAGCTCGCGTCGGTACTCGCGTTGCAGGCCGCGACGGCTCTTCGAAACATCCACCTGGCGCAGGAGCGCATTCATTTCGAGAGGCTCGCCGCAGTGGGAAGAATGGTCGGTTCGGTCATTCACGACTTTCGTGGTCCGCTGACGGCGCTCAGCGGCTATGCGGGGATGCTTTCCGAGCTCGACGTCGGTGAAGACGAGCGTCGGGAATACGCCGAGGCGATGAAGGACGAGTGCGACCGGCTCAGCCACATGGTGGACGAGCTACTCGAGCTCACGAGAGGGAATGGCGCGCCCATGGTTCCTCAACCGGTTCCGCTCACGAGCTTCCTGACGCAGCTCGCTGACAGGATTCGACATCGATACCGGGGAGACATCCTCGTCGAGGTCGACGCCGGCTTCTCCGGGGACCTGTGTATCGACCGACGAAGAATGGACCGCGCGCTCTGGAATATCGTCACCAACGCCTGTCAGGCGATGTCGGGTCGTGGCCTGCTCCGCATCCGCTCGTGGTCGAGGGGACCGCACATCGTCGTCGAGGTCGAAGACCAAGGCCCGGGTATCGCCTCCGAGATTCGGCATCGCCTCTTCGAGCCCTTCTTCTCGTACGGAAAATCCCAGGGAATCGGGCTGGGCCTGGCCACGGCGAAGCGGATTACCGAAGAGCACGGCGGTGAAGTCGAGGTCGAAAGCCACGAAGGACGGGGCACGATCGTGCGCTTCGCTCTGCCTGCGGGGTCGGGATCCCAGGCCGACGCCGTGTATGCTCATCGCGGCACCGGCTCCCTCATTCGCTAGGTAGGAACTCACTCCAAGAGACCACGAGGCCGCAACGTCACTCTAGGGGGCGAGCGCGGCCAGGAGCTTCCCGTGGAGACCACCGAAGCTTCCATTGGACATCACCATCACGACGTCCCCTTCGCGCGCCTCTCGCACCAGGTGTTCCACGATGTCGTCCACGCGCGGGAGGAAGACCGCGGTGGTTCCCGACTGATTCAGGTCCTCTACGAGCCGCTCCTCCGAGAGCTCCTCTTCCGGCGAAAGCCGGCTGGTTCGAAGGACCTCGGCGAGGATCACTTCGTCGGCCCCCGAGAGGGCTTCGGCCAACTCCCGCTGGAAGACGCGGCTGCGTGCGGTGAACGAGCGCGGCTCGAATACGCCCCAAAGCCGGTGATGGGGCCAGCGCGCGCGTGCCGCTGCCAAAGTCTCGAAAATCGCCGTCGGGTGATGGGCGAAATCGTCGATCACCGTCACTCCGCGAGCCCTCCCCCGCAGCTCCAGACGCCTTCTAACGCCTCGGAACCGTGATAGGGCAGTTGCGATCTCCTGGGCGGTGCAACCCACGAAATGAGAGACAGCCACCGAGGCGAGAGCGTTCCGCAGCGACGCATTACCCCACATCGGGGCGTAGGCTTCGAGAAACCGCTTCCCCCGATGGTTCACGAGCAAGTAGCTCCCGTCCTCGTCCGAGCCCTCGAGTTGGCCAACCCAATCCGCATCTCCCCTCACTGCGAAAGTCTCTACGGCGCACGGGGCTCGCCGACCTATCGCTGCCGCGAGCTCGCTCTCCCGGCCGAGCACGAGCAGACCGTTGCCCGGCACGAGGTTTACGAACAGGCGAAAGGCCCGCTCCACGTCCGCCAGATCGCGATAGATGTCCGCGTGGTCGAACTCCACGTTGGAGAGCACGGCCACCCGGGGCAGGTAATGAAGGAATTTAGGCCCTTTGTCGAAATAGGCGGTGTCGTACTCGTCTCCCTCGACGACGAAGTCTTCACCGGCACCGGCCCGGAAGCTGGTATCGAAGTTGAGTGGAATGCCTCCGACGAGAAAGCCAGGCGCGCGGCCAGAGCTCTCGAGAATCCAGGCGATGAGCGAGCTCGTGGTCGTCTTGCCGTGGGTCCCGGCAACGACGATCGGCTTGCGAGTCCGCAGGAACACTTCCTTCAGCACCTCGGGCATGGAAACGTAAGGAAGGCCGCGCTCGAGCACGCTCTCGAGCTCGGGGTTGCCCCGTGAAAGCGCGTTGCCGACGACCACGAGCGATAGGTCGTCGGGTAGGTTCTCCGGGCGGTAGGGGGACCGAACCTCGATCCCGAGCTTGGCAAGGACATCCGACATGGGAGGGTAGACGTCCTGATCGGAGCCGGTGACACGGTAGCCCTGACTCTGAAGGAGCCCGGCAAGAGATGCCATGGCCGACCCGCAGATTCCGAGCAGATGGAGCCGCGCGCCCGGCCCGGCGTCGGGAATCAGCGGACCGCTCCTTCCAGTATGGCGAGGCCCTCTTTATCGAGACGCGCTCTCACCCCCAGAGGGAGTGTCATGGCCGGAGTTAGCGTGTGGCCCGAGGGAAACCCGTAGGCCACGGGAACCCGCAAGGGGGCGGTCCAATCGCGAAGCATCTCCTGGAGGGTATACCCCTGCTGGGGATGCTGTTGGCAACCGGGCATTTGTCCGAAGACGATGCCTCGGACTCGATCGAGAAGCCCCGAGAGCCGAAGCTGTGTCAGCATGCGGTCGATCTGATAGGGTTTCACGTCGGCATCCTCGAGAAAGAGCAGGACGTCCTCGAAATCGCGGAGATACGGAGTTCCCACCATCGACGTCACGAGCGAAAGGCAGCCGCCCGCGAGCCTGCCCTCGCAGGCTCCTCGGTGGAGCATCTCGAGAGTGTCGGCGCGCATCCGTCCGAACGGCTCGCTCGAGCCCAGAAGAGCAGTGAGACTCTCTCGATCGTAGTCTCCGCGGGCGATTTGCTGGGCAACCATGGGCCCGTGAAAGGTGACCAGAGAGGCCGGCCCGCCGAGAAAGGCGAGAAGAGCCGTTACATCACTCGACCCGAGGACGACTTTGGGATGTGACCTGATTTCGTCGACCGACAGCGCCGGCAGGAGTTGGAGAGCGCCGTAGCCTCCCCGCGCGCAGAAAATGGCGGCCACTTCGGGATCGCGCCAAAGCTCGTTCCAATCGGCGAGCCGGTCGGTGCCCGTCCCCGCCGTGTAACGGTCTCGCTCGAAGAGTCGAGATCCGAGCCGGGCTCGAAACCCGAGTCGAGTCAGCTCGGCCACGCCGCGATCGACGAATTCCTCGCGGACCGGACTCGACGTGGCCACGATCCCGACCGTGGCCCGGGGTCGAACCGCAGGTGGCTTCAACAACCTCGCTTCTCGAAGCTCACGAGAGCTTTGCACGCACGACGGCGTTGACCGACTTTCCGTCGACCGTCTTTCCCGTCGACTTCAGACGTGCGAGCGTTTCCTTCATGACCGCGCCGATGTCCTTGGCCGTGGACGCCTCGAGCTCGGAGATCACGGCATCGACGACCCTCGCAACTTCCTCGTCCGAGACCCGTTCGGGCAGATAGGCGGTGATGAGCTCTCGCTCGGCGGTTTCCTTGTCGACGAGCTCGAAGCGGCCCGCTCTCTCGTACACTTCGATGGCTTCGTTGCGTTGCTTGACGAGCGTCACCAATACCTGATTCTCCTGCTCGGTGCTGAGCTTTCCCCGAAGCTCGATCTGCTTGTTCTGCAGGGCAGCTTTAACGAGACGGAGGACCCCCACCTTGAAATTGTCCCGCGCTTTCATAGCTGCAACCATGTCCTTCTGGACCCGCTCGCCCAGGCTCGACTCTTTCATGACGATACCCCCTCGAGCTCCGTTTCCGGCGCGGCGGAGTGGACCAGCGTGCAGCGAGTGCGGGCAAACTGGATCTCGTCCCCGTATCGGACGGTAGCGTGGGTGACCACCTGGCCGTTCACCCGAGTCTTGTTGACACTCGAGAGGTCCACGACGGTGACGCTCTGGTTCGTCACCAGCAGCTTCGCATGGAACTTGCTCACCAGCGGATCGCGAAT
Encoded here:
- a CDS encoding GatB/YqeY domain-containing protein, translating into MKESSLGERVQKDMVAAMKARDNFKVGVLRLVKAALQNKQIELRGKLSTEQENQVLVTLVKQRNEAIEVYERAGRFELVDKETAERELITAYLPERVSDEEVARVVDAVISELEASTAKDIGAVMKETLARLKSTGKTVDGKSVNAVVRAKLS
- the mpl gene encoding UDP-N-acetylmuramate:L-alanyl-gamma-D-glutamyl-meso-diaminopimelate ligase, with the protein product MIPDAGPGARLHLLGICGSAMASLAGLLQSQGYRVTGSDQDVYPPMSDVLAKLGIEVRSPYRPENLPDDLSLVVVGNALSRGNPELESVLERGLPYVSMPEVLKEVFLRTRKPIVVAGTHGKTTTSSLIAWILESSGRAPGFLVGGIPLNFDTSFRAGAGEDFVVEGDEYDTAYFDKGPKFLHYLPRVAVLSNVEFDHADIYRDLADVERAFRLFVNLVPGNGLLVLGRESELAAAIGRRAPCAVETFAVRGDADWVGQLEGSDEDGSYLLVNHRGKRFLEAYAPMWGNASLRNALASVAVSHFVGCTAQEIATALSRFRGVRRRLELRGRARGVTVIDDFAHHPTAIFETLAAARARWPHHRLWGVFEPRSFTARSRVFQRELAEALSGADEVILAEVLRTSRLSPEEELSEERLVEDLNQSGTTAVFLPRVDDIVEHLVREAREGDVVMVMSNGSFGGLHGKLLAALAP
- a CDS encoding FHA domain-containing protein, which produces MRTSNREGRYPCLIVSTSDGKSLRHTIQTREATVGRDPSNDICIRDPLVSKFHAKLLVTNQSVTVVDLSSVNKTRVNGQVVTHATVRYGDEIQFARTRCTLVHSAAPETELEGVSS
- a CDS encoding ATP-binding protein — protein: MSHPTILCVRGEEDTLKDRFPDHDLTPIGCLDEARALLLGAPADNKPIAIVVGDRPITLPPGFEARALIALLLERNRLSRRVEEVKHDLELVSGVGVSLAESFDINEILSRAHQATSHILNDAAVEIFYAGRRSIRSRPMWYPAEPSGRHLSASERCRIGEKIELIAESATGGKAAVDTLVDTVAIPKRRGTLPLAHGEGLYGVLFFDSSEAVPEERLELASVLALQAATALRNIHLAQERIHFERLAAVGRMVGSVIHDFRGPLTALSGYAGMLSELDVGEDERREYAEAMKDECDRLSHMVDELLELTRGNGAPMVPQPVPLTSFLTQLADRIRHRYRGDILVEVDAGFSGDLCIDRRRMDRALWNIVTNACQAMSGRGLLRIRSWSRGPHIVVEVEDQGPGIASEIRHRLFEPFFSYGKSQGIGLGLATAKRITEEHGGEVEVESHEGRGTIVRFALPAGSGSQADAVYAHRGTGSLIR
- a CDS encoding LD-carboxypeptidase — translated: MKPPAVRPRATVGIVATSSPVREEFVDRGVAELTRLGFRARLGSRLFERDRYTAGTGTDRLADWNELWRDPEVAAIFCARGGYGALQLLPALSVDEIRSHPKVVLGSSDVTALLAFLGGPASLVTFHGPMVAQQIARGDYDRESLTALLGSSEPFGRMRADTLEMLHRGACEGRLAGGCLSLVTSMVGTPYLRDFEDVLLFLEDADVKPYQIDRMLTQLRLSGLLDRVRGIVFGQMPGCQQHPQQGYTLQEMLRDWTAPLRVPVAYGFPSGHTLTPAMTLPLGVRARLDKEGLAILEGAVR